From the genome of Pseudomonas bubulae:
TCATGCACCTTCACCACCGGGCCGTTGTCGATGGCCGGTTATATCGGTCTGCCGGCGCCGGGCTGTGAGGTCCGGCTGGTGCCGGTGGACGGCAAGCTGGAGGGGCGCTTTCGTGGCCCGCACATCATGCCCGGTTACTGGCGCGCCCCCGAGCAGAGTGCCGAGGCGTTTGACGATGAGGGCTTTTACCGCTCAGGTGATGCCATCAAGCTGGCCGATCCTTGCAATCCGCAGTGGGGGTTGATGTTCGATGGACGACTGGCCGAGGACTTCAAATTGTCCTCCGGGGTATTTGTCAGCGTGGGGCCGCTGCGAAACCGGGCCGTGCTCGAGGGTTCGCCCTATGTTCAGGATCTGGTGATCGCAGCGCCGGATCGCGAGTGTCTGGGTGCGTTGGTATTTGCCCGTCTGTACGAGTGCCGACAGTTGTCGGGCTTGCCTGCGGACGCCAGCGATGCGCAGGTGTTGGCCAGTGAACCGGTACGCCAGTGGTTTGCTGACTGGTTGCAGCGGCTCAATCTCCAGGCCAGTGGCAATGCCAGTCGCCTGGAATGGATCGCGCTGCAGGATGAGGCCGCGTCGATCGATCGCGGTGAAATCACCGACAAGGGTTCGATCAATCAGCGTGCAGTGCTGCAATGGCGAGCGGCGCATGTGGAAGCACTTTATCGCGGGCAGGCGCCTTCGATCCTGCGTGCAGGCAAGCCGTCGTGAGCCCTGGAGGGCAGTACTCGGCATTCACCGATGTCGCCATTCTTGAGGCGGTTCGTACACCATGGGTCGACCTGGGTGGGGCATTGGCCCAGGTTTCACCGATCGATATGGGGATCAAGGTCGCCCGTGAAGTGCTGGCCCGTGCCGGGCTGGGCGGGCAGGCAGTGGACTCGGTACTGGCGGGTTCAATGGCTCAGGCCAGTTTTGATGCGTACATGTTGCCGCGTCATATCGGCCTCTACAGCGGTGTGGCACAACAGGTGCCTGCCCTGGCGGTGCAGCGTATTTGCGCCACAGGGTTTGAACTGTTGCGCCAGGCTGCCGGGCAGTTGCATGACGGCATGGAACTGGCGCTGTGTGTGGGCACCGAGTCCATGTCCCGCAACCCGATTGCCGCCTACACCCATCGTGGTGGATTCCGCCTGGGGGCGCCGGTCGAGTTCAAGGATTTTCTCTGGGAAGCGCTGTACGACCCGGCTCCCGGCGTGGACATGATCGCCACGGCGGAAAACCTGGCCAAGGATTATGGCCTGAGCCGTGAGGCAGTGGACGGCTATGCCCTCAATAGTCACCAGCAGGCACTTCGCGCCCAGGCCAGCGGCTGGCTGGGGGATGAAATCGTCACCCTGCGCAATGAAGTGTTTGAACTGGAGGGCTGTCAGCCGCGTGGTATCAGCCTGCCGCGTCGATGTGAGTCTGTCAGCCTCGACAGTCATCCGCGTG
Proteins encoded in this window:
- a CDS encoding thiolase family protein produces the protein MSPGGQYSAFTDVAILEAVRTPWVDLGGALAQVSPIDMGIKVAREVLARAGLGGQAVDSVLAGSMAQASFDAYMLPRHIGLYSGVAQQVPALAVQRICATGFELLRQAAGQLHDGMELALCVGTESMSRNPIAAYTHRGGFRLGAPVEFKDFLWEALYDPAPGVDMIATAENLAKDYGLSREAVDGYALNSHQQALRAQASGWLGDEIVTLRNEVFELEGCQPRGISLPRRCESVSLDSHPRATDAVALARLGAIHPDGVQTAGNSCAVVDGAAAALVARASAGQPALANLLATAVVGVAPQRMGIGPVPAIQLLLKRSGLALDAIDLFEINEAQGAQILAVAQALELDRQKLNCRGGSIALGHPLAATGLRLVLTLARQLREQNLRYGIAAACVGGGQGMAVLIENPHFSKI